One genomic window of Aeromonas sp. FDAARGOS 1405 includes the following:
- a CDS encoding TraC family protein, whose amino-acid sequence MLKRALVHGVKEGDIINLSARDSFSEYLPWFKYQETHKDEITQQEVEWKAFLNVDSTIGWMWECIPFSFVGSDHLEKLHSSLKRGFPTGTVMQWILFPDHNMEGFIDDYASVRNTHNAISLETIEQTAAFIRDGAKNGIRKMGGIPIRNFRLFITLKSESTISDASLSNLEQVLTSAGLAPRRLSANDLMGWAAEFFNGHKPVGKYDPNYEIRKQIIKAETEIDFRHVPAKIGGRYASCLTPKTVPQGSNSPLRTNELFGGFMGADNDAEQMSTPFLYCLTIVYTDDIKDSTNTKAEWTAKQGFVASVAHSLRVRMEEFNSIQSSMAQDGTMAYYVPSLWVFGNTPQELQTGISRAKGLWESKDFDMQQESTIASTMFIASLPFGFYNVGQNLHLMQRHFIAELKDIARFLPVQGDFRGGSKPVLFYIGRKGQAISLDLFDKRANAHNFYVVAETGGGKSFTLNDMLGSYADTGAAVRVLDLGRSYEKLTHMHRGRFMDFSLSDRVCVNPLDFVSLDDEDFQRGLSTAQTIFGKMAYAKTGGNVNEIEAQLLSLAAQKVIEAGNQTQGTDGIIDWLKAYKNSVLPDVENTAHRLAFQLYNFSSLGAYGSFFCGKNGFHISDDPFVCVDLEKLRSTPDLFFVLVMQLTNAITQDLYLGDRSVRKFILIEELASMVKKVGNADMTGFADVCDEGYRRARKYRGSFGVVLQSPLDLDVLPGLGSVIKANAQWKFFLESKIYGEAISKGVLPEDYKGFPLKLLSSVRNVRPRYGEVFIDCPLGRGVARLCVDPWRYWVNTSDGDEVSAYNNLVAQGLEPVDALRRLSGVGLRS is encoded by the coding sequence ATGTTGAAGCGAGCGCTAGTTCATGGAGTCAAAGAGGGCGACATCATTAACTTGTCTGCTCGAGATTCCTTCTCGGAGTATTTGCCTTGGTTCAAATACCAAGAGACTCATAAAGACGAAATCACCCAACAAGAAGTTGAGTGGAAGGCATTTCTGAATGTGGACAGCACAATTGGCTGGATGTGGGAGTGCATCCCGTTCAGCTTCGTTGGCAGCGATCATCTGGAAAAGTTACACAGCAGCCTGAAGCGTGGATTTCCAACTGGTACAGTCATGCAGTGGATCCTATTTCCAGACCATAATATGGAGGGTTTCATAGATGATTATGCCTCTGTGCGGAACACACACAATGCCATTTCACTCGAGACAATAGAGCAAACGGCAGCATTTATTCGGGATGGTGCAAAAAATGGGATCCGTAAAATGGGAGGGATCCCCATTCGTAATTTCAGGCTGTTCATCACTCTGAAATCAGAATCAACTATCAGTGATGCCAGCCTCTCTAACCTGGAACAGGTTCTTACCAGTGCGGGGCTTGCCCCCCGCCGCCTGTCAGCTAACGATCTGATGGGGTGGGCTGCAGAGTTCTTCAATGGTCATAAACCTGTTGGTAAATACGATCCAAATTACGAAATACGCAAACAGATTATCAAGGCCGAAACGGAAATTGACTTTCGGCATGTGCCAGCAAAAATTGGCGGGCGTTATGCGTCTTGCCTTACTCCAAAAACTGTTCCACAGGGAAGTAATAGCCCACTGAGAACAAATGAGTTATTTGGTGGTTTTATGGGCGCAGACAATGATGCGGAACAAATGTCTACACCTTTCTTATATTGTCTGACAATTGTTTATACGGACGACATTAAAGACTCTACCAACACAAAGGCTGAGTGGACAGCCAAACAAGGTTTCGTTGCTTCTGTTGCGCATTCTCTGAGAGTCAGAATGGAAGAGTTCAATTCCATTCAGTCCTCGATGGCCCAAGATGGCACAATGGCTTATTACGTCCCATCTTTGTGGGTCTTCGGTAATACACCGCAAGAGCTACAGACCGGCATAAGTAGAGCGAAAGGGCTATGGGAAAGTAAAGACTTTGATATGCAACAGGAGTCAACCATTGCCAGCACAATGTTTATTGCTTCGTTGCCATTCGGATTTTATAACGTAGGTCAAAACCTGCATTTGATGCAGCGACATTTCATTGCCGAGCTAAAAGATATCGCCAGATTCCTGCCAGTACAGGGTGATTTTCGCGGAGGGAGCAAGCCCGTTCTTTTTTATATTGGGAGAAAGGGGCAAGCTATAAGCTTGGATCTTTTCGACAAGAGGGCCAACGCGCATAACTTTTACGTTGTTGCAGAAACTGGGGGCGGTAAGTCTTTCACATTGAATGACATGCTGGGGTCATATGCAGATACAGGTGCCGCTGTTCGTGTTTTAGACTTGGGGCGCAGTTATGAGAAATTAACTCATATGCATCGTGGGCGATTCATGGATTTTTCGCTCTCTGACCGAGTATGCGTAAACCCACTGGATTTTGTTTCGTTGGATGACGAGGATTTCCAGCGTGGCCTAAGTACCGCTCAAACTATTTTTGGGAAAATGGCGTATGCAAAAACGGGTGGCAACGTTAATGAAATAGAGGCTCAACTGCTGAGCTTGGCCGCTCAAAAAGTTATCGAGGCAGGTAATCAAACTCAGGGCACTGATGGGATCATAGACTGGCTGAAGGCATATAAAAACTCCGTTCTACCTGATGTAGAAAACACAGCTCACAGACTTGCATTCCAGTTGTATAACTTTTCTAGCCTGGGAGCTTATGGCTCATTTTTCTGCGGCAAGAATGGTTTTCATATTTCTGATGACCCGTTTGTTTGCGTTGACTTGGAAAAACTGCGGTCAACACCAGACTTGTTCTTTGTCCTTGTGATGCAACTAACAAATGCCATTACCCAAGATCTTTACCTGGGCGACCGTTCAGTTCGCAAATTTATCCTGATCGAAGAGCTGGCGAGTATGGTCAAGAAGGTGGGAAATGCCGATATGACCGGTTTCGCTGATGTCTGCGATGAAGGCTATCGGCGGGCGCGTAAATACCGTGGCTCGTTCGGGGTAGTGTTGCAGTCGCCTCTGGATCTGGATGTTCTACCTGGACTTGGGAGCGTTATTAAAGCTAACGCCCAGTGGAAATTCTTCTTGGAATCAAAAATCTATGGGGAAGCAATCAGTAAAGGTGTACTGCCAGAAGATTATAAGGGATTTCCGCTTAAGCTACTCAGCTCGGTACGCAACGTGCGCCCACGATACGGCGAAGTGTTTATTGATTGCCCGTTGGGTCGAGGCGTGGCTCGTCTGTGCGTCGATCCATGGCGATATTGGGTAAACACCTCTGATGGTGATGAAGTCTCCGCTTATAACAACCTCGTTGCTCAAGGGTTAGAGCCTGTCGATGCACTGCGCCGGCTATCCGGTGTCGGACTAAGGAGCTAA
- a CDS encoding TraB/VirB10 family protein translates to MTFEELKAKAQHWWYLKDSKTRTAYIKYTALACIGCGLLWMYYSSKGDAQQAPQVEVSTDNTVELPPKAALEADVRENVKTQLDETKAETKKMIADALAEAMAIKGANNGFPGTPEPTPQDTAKKPDATAEDEEQGLGTTDGQAQPFNYPESPTTTQVEGGQAPEESGPRFSYVGGISNASLPEANDRPLEGNQTKKPSSLIQLPVGFMRARLLVGVNALVGEFAQENPQTLMFRVQAPAQLPNSIKMNLRGCFSIANVHGNLSAERIFVLPVSMHCMTMDGRTIVEGPIKGFVSDRDGKRDMAAHVVSRAGSLLASAVFAKTVEGFANVASQNGYETNTSALGSVKTLKSDEMAKTAATQGMAGGVSELGTYLLDLAKQTSPVLETGPGKEVTLFVQETAELEIKEVRIK, encoded by the coding sequence ATGACATTTGAAGAGCTCAAAGCCAAAGCCCAGCATTGGTGGTATCTCAAAGACTCAAAAACTCGAACTGCGTATATCAAGTATACCGCTCTGGCGTGTATCGGATGTGGCTTACTTTGGATGTATTACAGCTCAAAAGGGGATGCACAACAGGCCCCTCAAGTTGAGGTGTCCACAGACAACACCGTTGAACTTCCCCCCAAGGCCGCCTTGGAAGCTGACGTTCGTGAAAACGTCAAAACACAGCTGGATGAAACCAAAGCTGAAACCAAAAAAATGATTGCTGATGCACTTGCTGAAGCGATGGCTATTAAGGGCGCTAACAACGGGTTCCCTGGAACGCCGGAACCAACGCCACAAGATACAGCGAAAAAGCCGGATGCTACCGCCGAGGACGAAGAGCAAGGCTTGGGGACTACTGATGGGCAAGCTCAACCATTCAACTATCCAGAAAGCCCAACGACTACACAGGTGGAAGGCGGGCAAGCTCCCGAAGAAAGTGGCCCACGCTTCTCCTACGTTGGCGGGATATCAAATGCATCGTTACCGGAGGCCAATGATCGGCCCCTCGAGGGCAACCAGACAAAAAAGCCGAGCTCGCTGATCCAGTTGCCGGTTGGATTTATGCGAGCCCGTTTACTGGTGGGGGTTAATGCCCTGGTTGGCGAATTTGCCCAGGAGAATCCTCAAACCCTGATGTTTAGGGTACAGGCTCCGGCACAACTGCCCAACTCCATAAAAATGAACCTTCGCGGGTGTTTTAGCATTGCGAACGTTCACGGCAATCTCTCAGCTGAGCGCATTTTCGTTCTACCAGTCAGCATGCATTGCATGACGATGGATGGGCGCACCATCGTAGAAGGCCCAATTAAGGGTTTCGTCTCTGATCGGGACGGTAAGAGAGACATGGCTGCACACGTAGTTAGCCGCGCAGGTTCACTGCTGGCCAGTGCAGTGTTCGCAAAAACCGTTGAAGGTTTTGCGAATGTAGCCTCACAAAATGGCTACGAGACAAATACTAGCGCCCTGGGATCAGTAAAAACACTCAAGTCAGATGAAATGGCCAAGACAGCCGCAACCCAAGGTATGGCAGGGGGGGTGAGTGAGCTCGGTACATATCTGCTCGATTTGGCCAAACAGACCAGCCCAGTTCTGGAAACCGGCCCAGGCAAAGAAGTCACGCTTTTTGTTCAAGAAACAGCTGAATTGGAAATTAAAGAGGTGCGAATCAAATGA
- the traN gene encoding conjugal transfer protein TraN — MFKYLAALIFGFVFWCATPAVAQNYVCGQDTNNNGYFGDEGEYTSCKAATINNSTPANQYCLQGFTMMPNGACMKYEYAPLSSQCPMGGFVQNGRCLTIDQIKPTAYCPTNFVVSGDYCVRVLWTPQNTSCPPGSFIQNGRCISQSSIQPTKGCPGYTRDDGRFNGPSSCVLGMGGPCFERYGGFPKEGLIAMHDTQNFMFCVAFYAPITICSAGQLIGGSCIINNDAGPVYTSCPTGYIPENGQCKKIEQTHQNYLCPTGTLKNGSCEVVKDMGPVQAVCPPGHIVEAGQCKKSTQSDVQYSCPKGSLSGSNCVWNTTEHYCPIGLNTSCLANNGGANCSPNKCIDIDVEKPIDDGNITGDTLVNDGKRNEEGLCLDQMFIFNGRAQDCKMPGVSNAFKDCCKSEGKALSDDAGSLMSAAQTMSTVSHVYSAATEAYTAYNAAIQAGQTAAAAMNSGIAAAQNYMMVAFDPTSLAISVAVYVVMKYLATACDQLSMETALMNDSGYCHRVGTYCKKRIKFLGCVQKAQSHCCFNSKLARIIHEQGRPQLKTGINNWGSPEAPLCRGFTPEEFQSVDFGKIDLSEYIDEIQKNATEQIQKNMSNITSDFIEQTH, encoded by the coding sequence GTGTTTAAATATTTAGCAGCATTGATATTTGGGTTTGTTTTTTGGTGCGCCACTCCAGCAGTGGCGCAAAATTACGTTTGTGGCCAAGACACTAACAATAACGGATATTTTGGCGATGAGGGTGAATATACTTCCTGCAAAGCCGCTACCATCAACAACTCAACCCCAGCTAACCAATACTGTCTCCAAGGCTTTACTATGATGCCCAATGGGGCATGTATGAAGTATGAGTACGCCCCCCTGTCATCGCAATGCCCTATGGGGGGATTCGTACAAAATGGCCGCTGCCTGACAATAGACCAAATAAAGCCAACGGCATATTGTCCGACAAACTTTGTTGTTTCTGGCGATTACTGTGTCAGGGTTCTCTGGACGCCACAAAATACTTCTTGTCCTCCAGGGAGTTTTATTCAGAATGGCCGATGCATAAGCCAATCCAGCATTCAACCAACGAAAGGCTGCCCTGGGTATACTCGTGATGATGGGCGTTTTAATGGCCCGTCATCTTGTGTTCTGGGTATGGGGGGGCCATGCTTTGAACGGTATGGTGGATTTCCCAAAGAAGGCTTAATAGCGATGCATGACACACAGAATTTTATGTTCTGCGTGGCTTTTTATGCTCCAATAACTATATGTTCAGCAGGGCAGCTTATTGGTGGAAGCTGTATTATTAACAACGATGCCGGCCCAGTTTATACAAGCTGCCCAACTGGCTACATTCCTGAAAATGGACAATGCAAAAAAATTGAGCAAACACACCAAAACTATTTGTGCCCAACCGGCACATTAAAGAATGGTTCTTGTGAAGTTGTCAAAGATATGGGGCCGGTACAAGCTGTTTGCCCACCAGGACATATTGTTGAAGCAGGGCAGTGTAAAAAATCAACTCAGAGTGATGTCCAGTATAGTTGCCCGAAGGGTTCTCTTTCTGGTAGTAACTGTGTTTGGAACACCACTGAACATTATTGCCCTATAGGTCTCAATACAAGCTGCTTGGCTAATAATGGGGGGGCAAACTGTTCACCAAACAAATGTATTGATATAGATGTAGAGAAACCCATTGATGATGGAAACATTACTGGTGATACGCTAGTTAATGATGGGAAAAGGAATGAGGAAGGGCTCTGCCTTGATCAGATGTTTATCTTTAATGGCCGAGCCCAAGATTGTAAGATGCCTGGGGTATCCAATGCATTCAAAGATTGCTGTAAAAGCGAAGGCAAGGCGTTAAGTGATGATGCGGGCTCTCTAATGAGCGCAGCCCAAACAATGAGCACTGTCAGTCACGTTTATAGCGCCGCAACGGAGGCATATACAGCATACAACGCTGCAATCCAGGCTGGCCAAACAGCAGCTGCAGCAATGAATAGCGGGATTGCGGCTGCCCAAAACTACATGATGGTGGCGTTTGATCCTACATCGCTGGCCATTTCAGTTGCTGTGTATGTGGTTATGAAATACTTGGCCACAGCATGCGATCAACTATCCATGGAAACAGCGCTAATGAATGACTCAGGCTACTGTCATCGTGTTGGGACGTATTGCAAGAAGCGCATAAAATTCCTTGGCTGCGTTCAAAAGGCGCAATCCCATTGCTGCTTTAACTCTAAGCTGGCAAGGATTATCCATGAACAGGGTCGCCCCCAATTGAAAACTGGGATTAACAACTGGGGATCACCAGAAGCGCCGTTGTGCCGAGGATTTACACCAGAAGAGTTCCAATCGGTAGATTTTGGCAAAATTGATTTGTCTGAATATATAGATGAAATTCAAAAAAATGCTACTGAGCAAATCCAAAAAAATATGAGCAACATCA
- a CDS encoding TraV family lipoprotein, with amino-acid sequence MMIKSVFIAMAALSLGACSVLPYDNDFGCKLKNNYGKCIDSFDAYEEAITGVDKGRAMGDDGVTEGKSTEATATSAAASTVGHSTEYENYRARVYKQLSAMIDQPETPMVKPPKTIRTLILSYSPTSDRRIAYMPRYVYSIVEDTGFVLTDYKLKQPDDQMPAFLMGQGAQ; translated from the coding sequence ATGATGATCAAATCCGTATTTATCGCTATGGCGGCTCTCTCCCTGGGAGCCTGTTCAGTCCTTCCTTACGACAACGATTTTGGATGTAAATTAAAAAATAACTACGGAAAATGTATTGATAGTTTCGATGCTTACGAAGAGGCAATTACAGGTGTAGATAAGGGCCGAGCCATGGGGGATGATGGCGTTACAGAGGGAAAGTCAACGGAGGCTACTGCAACTAGCGCAGCGGCCTCCACCGTTGGCCACAGCACTGAATATGAAAACTATCGGGCGAGAGTTTATAAGCAACTGTCAGCAATGATCGATCAGCCTGAAACTCCGATGGTTAAACCACCAAAAACCATTCGGACATTAATACTAAGCTATTCACCGACTTCTGATCGCCGCATCGCATATATGCCTAGATATGTTTATAGCATCGTGGAAGATACCGGCTTTGTTCTGACCGACTACAAGTTGAAACAACCGGATGACCAAATGCCGGCATTTTTGATGGGGCAGGGGGCTCAATAA